In Verrucomicrobiia bacterium, the sequence GTCGCCGGCGGTAATCGCAATGGCCTCAGGAAAAGCAGCCGGGTAAATCGGCACCGTGCCGGGCACATTGCCGGCTGCGGCGATGGGCAGGATGCCCTTCTGGCGGGCCGTTTGCAGAATATCACGCAGAAAGGCGCTCTCGCCCTCTCCGCCCAGGCTGTAGTTGATGATGTTGGCCCCGGCCTGAATGGCGGCATAAGTGCCCACCCCCACATCAAAGGTGGTGGTTTGTGGATTGTTACCATACACATCCACCCACACCAGCCGCACGCTGGTGGCCTGGCCGGGGGGCAAAAGCTGGGAAAGCCCGGTTAGAATGTCATAAGCCATGGCCGTGCCATGAGTGGGAGCATCCGTGGGCAGGGTGGCCTCGCCGGCCACGGAAATCCCCTTGAGGATCAGCGGATCCAAGTCCTTGCCCAAGGACTGGACGGCGGTGTCAATCAATCCCACAACAATCGGATTTCCGTCCCCAATGGGTTTGGCCGAAAGCATGAGCGGCCTGCCGGCGCCGGCGCGCAGCAAATCCACGTCGCCGGGACGTTGCACCCAGTAATTGGCATCCACCGATGCCACGGCTGGGTTTTGTGCCAGCCGCTCGCGAGCCGTCCGCGCAGCCTCCTCATTATCAAACTTGAGCCGGTAGGCATTCAGGCCGGCTGCGGCGCCAATTACTTTGGCGCCCAATGCCTTGGCAACATCGTCAATGGACTGGCCGGGTTTAAGCACAACAATCAGCTCATCGGGAATAAGGCCTGTGTCTTGGGACCCCTTGTCCCTGGCCACGATCAATTGGGTGGCCTCCTCCACCGAGGTGCGAAACACCATAAGCCGCGGCGGCTGACCCGGTTGCGGAATCAAAGCATAGCTGAGTGAACCCAGCAAACGACGCAGAGCCTCGCCCGTGGGTTGATTGGTGAATGAAACGGTTACGGTGAGGCGGGTTTCCGGCTCCAAATAAACCTGCCAGCCTGTCACGCGGGTTAACTCCGCCAAAACATTGGTGAGTTCCTGCCGTTGCAGCGTGGCGGAAAAAGTGCCCTGAGTGCGATCATGGCTGAGCCGCTGGGCTGCCATGCCCTCCCGTAGCAATCCCAGGGCCAGAATCCCCAGCAGCCATGTCCACCACCAGACCTTGCCCCCGTGCCAGAGGATGGATTTGCCGCTCATAATTAAACTACACCGCATGCCCTCCCAAGTTGTGGGCCATCCTGATCAGAACAAATGCGGCGAGAGGTAATACAGGCAGCCTGATTTAAGCTGGGGCACCTTAACGCCCAGGTCCACTTTGATTTCTGTCGTTTCGCTCC encodes:
- a CDS encoding S8 family serine peptidase; this encodes MSGKSILWHGGKVWWWTWLLGILALGLLREGMAAQRLSHDRTQGTFSATLQRQELTNVLAELTRVTGWQVYLEPETRLTVTVSFTNQPTGEALRRLLGSLSYALIPQPGQPPRLMVFRTSVEEATQLIVARDKGSQDTGLIPDELIVVLKPGQSIDDVAKALGAKVIGAAAGLNAYRLKFDNEEAARTARERLAQNPAVASVDANYWVQRPGDVDLLRAGAGRPLMLSAKPIGDGNPIVVGLIDTAVQSLGKDLDPLILKGISVAGEATLPTDAPTHGTAMAYDILTGLSQLLPPGQATSVRLVWVDVYGNNPQTTTFDVGVGTYAAIQAGANIINYSLGGEGESAFLRDILQTARQKGILPIAAAGNVPGTVPIYPAAFPEAIAITAGDRQGQIAAWANRGDFVDGVAPGSSLVPFAGRTFFVSGTSTATAFASGYAAALADKTGKPALEVERLLLELIGVKKP